TCGCCGTGATTGGCCATTCTCTCGGTGGACATAATGCACTCTTCACGGCGGTGTTTGACGAGCGGATTCGGGCGGTGATCTGCAGTTGTGGATTCACAGCTTTTCATCGCTACTATGGTGGGAAAATCGGTCCCTGGGCGCAGGACCGCTACATGCCCCGCGTGAGGGACGTCTTCGGTAACGACCCCGGGCGAATGCCGTTCGATTTCCACGAGGTTCTCGCAGCGCTGGCTCCCCGCGGTGTCTTTGTCAACGCGCCGCTGCGGGATGACAACTTTGATGTGGAAGGTGTGCGCGAGGTGGTGGCCAGCGCAGGGGAAGTTTTCCACCTTTACGGGGCAGAGAACAGTCTTGTGGTGATCCATCCGGATGTCGGGCACGGCTTTACGCCGGAAATTCGACAACAGGCCTACGATTGGCTCAATAGGCAGTTCAACTGGAAAGGCTCGCCGAAATGATTCAGGTGGCATCGAAAGTGCAAACCAGTTCGCGGAAGTGGTTGACGGATGGCGACCGCTTTTAGAAAATGCCACTTGCCTTCAGATACAGCGGCCGGAAGCCGCGATGGTAAACCCGCAAGCGAGAAGTGGTTTCCCCCATGGCATGTTGGTCATCGTGAGAAAGGTTCTAGCCTCTTACCGTGCAGGGGGATCTTCAACGATCGTCAGCCGGGACCTGTTGCCTCTTGAGCAATCGTTGCGAGATTCACCGGGAGGTGAACGCATGGGGTTAAAACGCAGTGTTGAATGGGCGAGCTTGGCATGTGGATCAAAAATCTCGGTCAGGGACACTGTCGTACGCTTTTTTTTGCTTGTTGTTCTGATTTACGGCGTCATGTGGGCAGATGTGGGCCGGTCGGAAGAGCTGGTCCCCGGTTATCTCGGTCCCTGGCAGGTGCGTGCCACGCCCGATGGTGCGAGTGTCTTTGTCTTGTGCAAGGATGCCGCGAAAATCGCCGTTATTGACGTGGCCAGTCAGCAAGTGACCCGATGGATCAACGTACCGGCAGATTCTCATGACTTCGTGATCAGTTCGGATGGAAAAGTGATCTATGTGGCGGCCGGCGTTTCAAATGGCATCGTTGCCGAGATCAAGGGTGATGATGGCACCCAAGTCCGCCAGATCCCTGTGGGACACACTCCCGGCGGGCTGGCTCTCTCCAAAGAAGGCCGTCGGATTTATGTGTGCAATCGGTTTGATAATACCGTTTCCGTGATTGATCTTGCTGCCGGTCGGGAGGAGAAACGCCTGGCCGTTACCCGCGAGCCAGTGGCTGCGGCCCTTACACCGGACGAAAAGCGGCTCTTTGTAGCCAACCTCCTTCCGCTGGATCGGTGCGACAGCTACGATGTGGCGGCCGTGGTCTCTTGCATCAATACATCCAACTTCGAAGTCCACCCCATCCGACTCCCCAACGGCTCGACCGATGTTCACGGCCTTACCATTTCGGCGGATGGAAAATGGGTGTACGTCGTCCATGTGCTGGCGCGTTACCAAATGCCTACCACACAACTGGAGCGCGGCTGGATGAACACCAACGCGCTGACGATCATAGATGCGGAAAATGAGCGGGTTTTCAACACCGTTCTCCTCGACGACGTGGATCTTGGCGCTGCTCTCCCGTGGGCTGTGGTTTGCTCTTCCGACGGTCAAAAACTTATGGTTTCGCATGCGGCAACGGACGAGATTTCCGTCATCAACATTCCCGCCGTGCTGGAGAAACTGGCGAAACTACCGCCGACTCCGGAGGCCGCTCAAGCGGCGGGATTGGTCTATGACGGATCGCAGACATCCCTCAGTGCCGCAGACGTGCCCAATGATCTGTCCTTTCTGGTGGGGCTCAGGGAGCGGATTCCCCTGTATGGGCTGGGACCTTACGACTATTTGAGTGCCGATCCAGAAAAAATCGTTAAGGGGGCGCGAGGTCTCGCCCTGGTTGGTACCAAGGTTTTCGTCGCCACCTACTTCGGGGACCTTGTCACCGTTGTGGATTTGAACGCTTCCAAATATCGGCGGCTTAGCTACGTGCCCTTGGGTCCGAAGCCGGTTCTTACGAAGGAAAGGCTGGGCGAACTTTATTTCCACGATGCCAGCCTGTGTTTTCAGCACTGGCAAAGCTGCGCTACCTGCCATCCGGATGGACGCGTTGACGGCCTGAATTGGGATCTCCTCAATGACGGATTGGGGACCCCGAAGAACAATAAAAGCTTGCTGCTGGCTCACCAAACACCACCGTCCATGTGGGAAGGGGTGCGAGCCACCGCCGAAGAGGCGGTCCGGTCCGGAATCCGACACATTCAGTTTGCCGTTCGTCCAGACGAAGACGCGCAGGCGATTGACGCGTACCTCAAGTCATTGCGGCCGGTGCCGAGTCCCCATCTCGTCAACGGCCAGTTAAGCGAGTCCGCCCGCCGGGGGCGGGAACTGTTCTTCAGCGAACGGCTCAAATGCCATCACTGTCATCCTGAGCCGCTTTATACGGATTTGAAGAAACACAATGTGGGAAGCCGCGGGCCGCTGGACCGCTCGAGCGAGTTCGATACGCCCACCCTGATTGAAGTGTGGCGAACCGCCCCCTATATGCACGACGGGCATTATCTGACTCTCGAGGAACTATTTCGAGAGGGTAAACACGGGGAAACGGCTGGTAGCGATGTCGGCAGCCTGACGGACCAGGAATTGCACGACCTATGCGAGTTTGTGCTGTCCTTGTGAACGCTATCAGGAATAATCGCTTTCGCTGGATGGTGACCTGGATGGTCATGTGTGTGCCATTTTGAGGAGACTAATGCCATGCTGAAATCCCACTGGAAAGTGTTTGTCACGGTTTTGTGTGGTGCGCTGGGTTTGGGCCTCGGGTTGTCTCACTCCAGGCTTTTGGGTGCTGAACCGGCACAATCCGTGTCTGTGGCTGATTTGCAGCCGCAGGATCCACTGCCGCAACTTCCCCCGGGGAAAAAATGGGTGCTTGTTTGGCACGACGAATTTGACGGCGACAAAATTGACACGAGCAAGTGGGAGATTTATGGAGACTGGCCCCGACGGGACGGATTCTGGGTGAAGGAAGATTCTTACCTTGATGGAAAGGGACACCTTGTCATTCGGACAAAAAAGGACGGCGAGCGCTACACCTCGGGCGCGATTGCGACGCGGGGAAAGTACGAAGTCAAATACGGTTATCTTGTGTGCCGGTGCACCCATCCCAAACAACCGGGGCTTTGGGCGGCATTTTGGCTGATGGGCGCGGGGGTGACTCGCGTGGGGGACGAAGGTCGCGATGGCACGGAAATCGACATCGTGGAAATGCCCTATCGTGATGGCCGCCTGACGAGCAACCTCCACTGGGATGGTTATGGTAAGGACCACAAACACGCGGGGACAACGTTCAGCAGACCGGAGGTGCTTGAGGGATTCCATACCTACGGACTGTGGTGGAAGCCCGACGAGTACGTGTTCGACGTGGATGGAAAGGAGACCTGGCGAACAAGCGCTGGTGGAGTGTGTCAGGTTCCGCTCTACATAAAACTGACGGTGGAGATTGGTCCCTGGGCGGGGGACATCAAAAAGGCCCAGCTTCCGGAAGAATGGCTGATTGACTACGTGCGAGTCTATCAGGTGGTGGACGAGTAAGTCCTCACCGGGCACCTTTTGCATATGCCTCCGGAACCGCGCAGTGGATTTGCGCAAAAGTGAATCGTTTTTGCGCAAATGTGTTTTGCAATCTTATCGCCGGCCGCCTATCCTGGATAGGAGCCACGAGCAGCCGACTTAAAACCAAGGTGCAAGTTTCTGCGGTATCCAACATGAAGATGAGGAGACACCGATGAAGAGACTGCTTGTGTGGACCGGTGTTGTGATTGGACTGTCGTTTTCAGTTCTCCCAGGTTGGGGAGAATCCTGGAAACCCGCTCCCAGCCCGTTGATGACGCGCTGGGCCAAAGATGTTTCACCGGATCGGGTTTGGCCGGAGTATCCGCGCCCGCAAATGGTGCGCGAAAAATGGGTCAATCTCAACGGGCTGTGGGATTATGCAGTGACACCCAAAGATGCTTCTCAGCCGGAAAAATGGGATGGGCAAATCCTGGTCCCATTTTGCATTGAATCGGCCCTCAGCGGAGTGGGCAGAAAAGTACAGCCCACCGAGCGACTATGGTACCGGCGAAAATTCACAACTCCCGAACTACCTCAAGGCGGACGATTACTGCTCCATTTCGGGGCGGTGGACTGGCAGGCCACAGTTTGGGTGAACGGCCGGCAGGTCGGAGAGCACACCGGGGGGTATGATCCATTTACTTTCGACATCACGGAGTGCCTTAAGCCCGGCGAGAACGAACTCGTCGTGGCGGTCTGGGACCCCACTGACACCGGCTGGCAACCGCGGGGGAAGCAGGTCCTCAACCCCAAAGGGATATGGTACACGGCCGTGACCGGAATCTGGCAAACCGTATGGCTCGAACCGGTCCCCGCTCAGTACATCGAAAAACTGAAACTGGTTCCGGATATCGATCGAGAACGACTCGTCGTGACGGTCTATGCTCCCCCGGGATTGAGCGTTGGTCTGAAGGCTCGTTTTGCCGGTCAGGACGTAGCGGAAACAAGAGGTCCCGCGGGCCAGCCCATCGAGCTGCGGATTCCCCAGCCCAAACTGTGGTGGCCGGAGGAGCCGAACCTCTACGACTTGGAAGTGTCGTTGCTTTCCGATGGTCGAGTTGTGGATAAGGTGGAAAGCTATTTTGGCATGCGGAAGGTCTCCGTGGAGAAGGACGAGAAGGGCATCAACCGGCTGATGCTCAACGGGAAATTCATCTTTCAGTATGGGCCTCTTGATCAGGGTTGGTGGCCCGATGGGCTTTACACTCCCGCCAGCGATGAGGCGATGAAGTTCGACATTGAAATGACCAAAAAGTTTGGCATGAATATGGCTCGTAAGCACGTCAAGTACGAGCCGGAGCGGTGGTACTACTGGTGCGATAAACTCGGCCTTTTGGTATGGCAGGACATGCCCTCGGGAAACGCCGACCGCAACGAGGAAAGCCGCGCCAACTTTCGTAGAGAGCTTAAGGCAATGATCGACGCACGGTTCAATCACCCCTCCATTATCATGTGGATTCCCTTCAATGAAGGCTGGGGTCAGCACGATACCTGCGACATCGTCAACTGGATCAAGGAATATGATCCTTCGCGGGTGGTGAATGAAGCCAGCGGCTGGCACGACAACGGTTGCGGGGACATCTCCGACATGCACCGCTATCCCGGGCCGGGGGTGCGTCCGATCGAAGAAAAACGGGCGTGCGTCCTCGGCGAGTTCGGTGGGCTGGGCATGCCCATTCCCGGTCATCTCTGGAAAGAGCAGGGAGCGTGGGGCTATGTGGCCTATGCCGATCAGGAGGCCCTCACCGATGCTTACTGCGAGCTGCTGGCCCAGGTTCGGTTCCTGATCCCGCAGGGGCTCTGCGCGGCGGTGTATACCCAGACGTCCGACGTGGAAATCGAGGTCAATGGTCTGATGACCTACGACCGGGAAGTGATCAAAATCCAGGTGGACCGTGCGGCAGAGGCAGCCAGACGGCTTCATTTGCCTCCACCCACCGTCCAGGTTCTGGTACCCACGTCTGAGCGTCAAGGCCAGGTGTGGCGTTACACCATGGAGACGCCCTCCGAGAATTGGATGACGCCCGAGTTTGACGACTCAGCGTGGAAAGAGGGGCCAGGCGGCTTCGGAACGGAGGGCACACCCGGAGCGGTGGTGCGGACCGTCTGGAATACTTCGGACATCTGGCTGCGACGGAGTTTCGAGCTCACCAAGCTCCCCGAGCACGGCGAATTGGCCTTGGCGATTCACCACGACGAAGACGCCGAGGTCTATCTCAACGGGCAGCTCATCAAAAGAACGAAAGGATTTCTTACCGGCTACACGATCGTGCCCCTGACGGGTGAGGCAGTTCGAAACGCCCTCAAACCGGGGCGCAACGTGCTGGCCGTGCACTGCCACCAGACACGCGGTGGACAGTATATCGACGTGGGACTCACTTTGATTGTCGAGAAAGAATAGCCCCCGACCGCCGGAGCGCAACAGGCCTTCGCCTTCGTGGGCGGTTCATGATAGCGTGTGCCCGTAGGCTGGCTTTACCGCGCTCGCCCCCTCTGGGGCGAGTTTTTTTACGCCGGAGCCACCATCGAGCAATCGAGCGATCGCGCCGGACAGTGCGAACAGTCCCCGTGTCCGCCCCCGGCTGGCTGGGCCACGTGGAGCCGACGGATTTCGACTGTTGTCTGAAGTCCGGCCGGATCGTAGGAGATTGTCCGCGACACCGGTTCGTTCTCAACCGCCAGCATGACGTACCACATGGTGCTCGCCCGATCCATGGCCTGTTGGTTGAGGGCCTGAATAGTGGCCAGCGCCTGTTCGTAACTGAGCTGGTCTTCCTGCAGCGTTCCGTGGGTGCGACAGATGCACAGGGGCATATCGAGCGGCGAGTTCGGCTCCCAGCCAGGAGGCCACCAGATCGAAGCGATCTTGTAGCGCAGGGGCGTGCAGATACGGAGGCCCGGCCAGGTTTTGCCCGGGCAGCCCACTTCGCATACGACAGCCCACCGGCCTTTCCGTTCCGACCAGGTCTGCTGATTAAATTGAATCGCTTCTCTCACTGCCGAGAAAAAGTCCTCTGTTTCAAGGAGGCGCTCGTTCGGCTGCGGTGGCTGGGCAGGGACATCATCCGGCGATGCCGGGGTCCAGTTTTCATCGACCGGTATCAGCACAACGCGGTAACATGCCATGACAATTGCCTCGAACGGAATCGATCTTACACGGAAACTGTCCCATGGTTCCTTCACGATAGTATAAACCATCGCTCGCCGGAGGGCGAACGATGGGAACCAAGATACTGTGAGCCGGTGCTCCGCTTTACGCATGCCTCCGCCGGGGTTAACATACATCGCGCCGCGAAAATCGGTAACAACTGTCCAATTTACGTTTATTCCTGGCAGGAGGGCTGCCATGCAAGATGCCAGAACCGCTGCTCCAATCTTCTCCTGGTCATTCCGCAGCATGGCCACCAGTAAACTGAGATTGCTCGCCGTGGTTTGGATGAGCTTGTCGTTAAGCTCTGCTGCCTGGATTCTAGCGATGCAGCCCGTGCTCGCTGGCGGGCCGTCCCAGCGGGATGAAATTCAGGTGACCATCACGCGGCAAGATTTGGAACGGGATTATCTCAGGCAGGTGGAACTCCGTGAGTGGAGTACCGCGGCGCAGCAAGCAAGAACCACCGCCGACGATGCTCGGGGGGCCTGTGACGGAATCAAAGACGGCAAATGGGGATTTCACACCGAACGAGAGTCAAGGCCATGGTGGCAGGTCGATCTGGGACGTCAATATCTTGTAGAGTCGATCGTGGTGTACAATCGTTGCGACACGGTGGCCTCTCGGTCGGCACGGTTGCAGGTGCTCATCTCTCCAGACGGGGGC
This is a stretch of genomic DNA from Thermogutta terrifontis. It encodes these proteins:
- a CDS encoding cytochrome c peroxidase — translated: MGLKRSVEWASLACGSKISVRDTVVRFFLLVVLIYGVMWADVGRSEELVPGYLGPWQVRATPDGASVFVLCKDAAKIAVIDVASQQVTRWINVPADSHDFVISSDGKVIYVAAGVSNGIVAEIKGDDGTQVRQIPVGHTPGGLALSKEGRRIYVCNRFDNTVSVIDLAAGREEKRLAVTREPVAAALTPDEKRLFVANLLPLDRCDSYDVAAVVSCINTSNFEVHPIRLPNGSTDVHGLTISADGKWVYVVHVLARYQMPTTQLERGWMNTNALTIIDAENERVFNTVLLDDVDLGAALPWAVVCSSDGQKLMVSHAATDEISVINIPAVLEKLAKLPPTPEAAQAAGLVYDGSQTSLSAADVPNDLSFLVGLRERIPLYGLGPYDYLSADPEKIVKGARGLALVGTKVFVATYFGDLVTVVDLNASKYRRLSYVPLGPKPVLTKERLGELYFHDASLCFQHWQSCATCHPDGRVDGLNWDLLNDGLGTPKNNKSLLLAHQTPPSMWEGVRATAEEAVRSGIRHIQFAVRPDEDAQAIDAYLKSLRPVPSPHLVNGQLSESARRGRELFFSERLKCHHCHPEPLYTDLKKHNVGSRGPLDRSSEFDTPTLIEVWRTAPYMHDGHYLTLEELFREGKHGETAGSDVGSLTDQELHDLCEFVLSL
- a CDS encoding glycoside hydrolase family 16 protein is translated as MLKSHWKVFVTVLCGALGLGLGLSHSRLLGAEPAQSVSVADLQPQDPLPQLPPGKKWVLVWHDEFDGDKIDTSKWEIYGDWPRRDGFWVKEDSYLDGKGHLVIRTKKDGERYTSGAIATRGKYEVKYGYLVCRCTHPKQPGLWAAFWLMGAGVTRVGDEGRDGTEIDIVEMPYRDGRLTSNLHWDGYGKDHKHAGTTFSRPEVLEGFHTYGLWWKPDEYVFDVDGKETWRTSAGGVCQVPLYIKLTVEIGPWAGDIKKAQLPEEWLIDYVRVYQVVDE
- a CDS encoding glycosyl hydrolase 2 galactose-binding domain-containing protein; protein product: MKRLLVWTGVVIGLSFSVLPGWGESWKPAPSPLMTRWAKDVSPDRVWPEYPRPQMVREKWVNLNGLWDYAVTPKDASQPEKWDGQILVPFCIESALSGVGRKVQPTERLWYRRKFTTPELPQGGRLLLHFGAVDWQATVWVNGRQVGEHTGGYDPFTFDITECLKPGENELVVAVWDPTDTGWQPRGKQVLNPKGIWYTAVTGIWQTVWLEPVPAQYIEKLKLVPDIDRERLVVTVYAPPGLSVGLKARFAGQDVAETRGPAGQPIELRIPQPKLWWPEEPNLYDLEVSLLSDGRVVDKVESYFGMRKVSVEKDEKGINRLMLNGKFIFQYGPLDQGWWPDGLYTPASDEAMKFDIEMTKKFGMNMARKHVKYEPERWYYWCDKLGLLVWQDMPSGNADRNEESRANFRRELKAMIDARFNHPSIIMWIPFNEGWGQHDTCDIVNWIKEYDPSRVVNEASGWHDNGCGDISDMHRYPGPGVRPIEEKRACVLGEFGGLGMPIPGHLWKEQGAWGYVAYADQEALTDAYCELLAQVRFLIPQGLCAAVYTQTSDVEIEVNGLMTYDREVIKIQVDRAAEAARRLHLPPPTVQVLVPTSERQGQVWRYTMETPSENWMTPEFDDSAWKEGPGGFGTEGTPGAVVRTVWNTSDIWLRRSFELTKLPEHGELALAIHHDEDAEVYLNGQLIKRTKGFLTGYTIVPLTGEAVRNALKPGRNVLAVHCHQTRGGQYIDVGLTLIVEKE